The Streptomyces tendae DNA segment TCCGGTCGTAGAACCCCTGGATCAGGTGTTCCTTGCCCGCGAAGTAGTAGTACGCGTTGCCGACGGAGACCCCGGCCTCCTGGGCGATGGCCCGCATGGTCGTCTTGTCGTACCCGCGCTCCTGGAACAGCCGCATGGCCGTCTCGAGGATCAGGGCGCGGGTCTGCTCGGACTTGGTGAGGGGGGCACCGGGGCCGGGGCCGTCGTTCTTCGCGGGCACGGGAACAGAGCCTAACGCCAGCGACCTGCGTCGTAGACGTCCGTGTGCACGGCCTACGGGGCGGCGCAGGTGCCGGCGTCGCAGCCGGCCGGGGTGTGGTGCCAGCCGTCGCGCGGGTCGTACGCCCACCCGTCGCCCCGGTGGTACGTCCGTGCACCCGCCGAGGCCGTCGCTCCGCGCCACCGGGCGGCGGCCAGCACCGCGCCCTTGGCGAGCCGCAGCCCGGCGGGGGTGCTCAGCCGGTGTGCGAGGCGCCGGTGGTCGCGCAGCGCCCACAGGGTGACGATCCACGCGGAGGCCCCCCGGTACACCTGCCCCGCGTCCCCGACGACCGTGATCTCGGCCCGGGTGGTGGAGTGGTCGAGGCGGGGGAAGCGGTCCCGTGCGGCCGTCGATCCGGCGGGGACCAGCTCCAGCGGGACCAGCTGCGGCCGGCGGACCAGCCAGTCCCGGACGAAGCAGCACAGCGGGCATCCCGCGTCGTACAGCACGGTGAGCCCGCGGACCGGGACGCGGCGCGCGTCCCGGTCCCCGTGCGCGGCCGGCACGCCGCTCACGCCCCGGCCGCCGGGGCGGTCCAGCCCTGCGGCGGCACCGGCGGCAGCTGCTCCCGCTCCATCACGCCGCGCCGCCGGATCCGGCTGAGCACGTACACGTTGCCCAGGTGCATCACGCCCAGCACCAGCAGCACCACGCCGAGCTTGGCGGACAGCGCCTCGAAGATGCCGCGGGTGTCGGCGATCGTGCCGTCGTCGCTCAGGTACAGGGCGACGAAGCCGAGGTTCACCAGGTAGAAGCCCACGACGAGGAGGTGGTTGACGGCGTCGGCGAGCTTCTCGTTGCCGTGCAGCACGTCGGCGAGGAAGACCCGCCCGTTCCTGCTGAGCGTGCGGGCCACCCAGACGGTCAGCCCGATGCTGACGGCCAGGTAGATGACGTAGGCGATGACGGTGCGGTCCATGCCCCACCCCTTCTTGAACGCGTTCAAAACGCTGACGGAGTGACTGTAGCGCCATCTTTTGAACATGTTCAACTCCGCTGTGGGGGGCGTCGGCCGGCGTCGTGCCGCGGCACCAGGCAGCGGAGGCGTCTGGTGCGTACGCACCGGAGGAGGACGGTGGCGGACGACGATGCCCGCGGGGCCTTTGGACGGAACCGTGGGAGGTGTCCGAACGGCCCCCACAGAACGGGACGTCCATGTCCGACACCTCGACCCCACCGCCGCGTTTACGGCGGCCCGCGATCGCCGCCCTCGGGGTGCTGGCGCTCGCCCTCGGCGCCCTGCAGTCCGTGGTGGAGCCCGCGCTCCCGCTGCTGCAGCGCGAGCTGGGGCTCGGCCCGTCCGAGGGCGCGCTGGTCGCCAACACCCTGCTCGTCACCGGCGCGGTCCTCACCCCCGTCGCCGGCAAACTCGGCGACCGCTACGGCGGCAAACGCGTGCTGATGCGGCTGATGGCCGTCGTCGCGGCCGGCGGACTGCTCGCCGGGCTGGCCCCCGGACTGCCGATGCTGCTGCTCGGCCAGATCCTCCAGGGCGCCATGGTCGGCGTGCTGCCGCTGTCCTTCATCCTGGTCCGCGTCCATCTGCCGGCCGGGCGCACCCAGGCGGCGATCGGCGTGGTCGTCGCCCTGTTCACCGGCGGCGGCATGGCCGGCATGCTCGGCGCCGGGCTGATCGCGGAGCACCTGTCCTGGCACTGGATGTTCGTGCTGCCCACCCTCGTGGTCGTCGTGGCGGCCGTCCTCGTGGCGCGGCTGATGCCGTCCGACGAACCGGTCCGGCGTGACGAGCGGATCGACTGGCCCGGCGTGGTCCTGCTGAGCGCCACCCTGCTCGCCTTCATGCTCGGCCTCGTCCTGCTGACCGGCGGCGGTCTTCCGCCCCTCGCCGCGGGCGCGTTGCTCGTACTGGTGGCCGTGCTCGCCACTGCCTGGGTGCGCGTCGAGCGCCGGGCGGTCTCCCCGATGGTCGACCTGCGCATGCTCGCCCGGCCCGCGATGTGGCAGGCGTGCCTGCTCACCCTGCTCGTCACCGTCACCCTCGGCATGGTCACCCTGCTGCTGCCGCAGCTCCTCGCCGTGTCGGGCGAAGGCTACGGCTTCGACGCCGACACCACGGACATCGGCCTCTACCTCCTGCCCGGCGCGATCGCCGGGGCCATGAGCGACGCGGTCGGCGGGGTCGCCGCCCGCCGGTTCGGCGCCCGTGCCGTGGTCGCCGTGGCCGCCCTGGCCACCGCCGCCGTCATGTTCGCGCTGGCGGCCCAGCACGACTCCGCCTGGCAGCTCGCCCTCGCCAAGACGCTGACCGCGTTCGCCGCGGGCATCGCCACCACCGCGCTGCTGGCCGGCACCGCCACCGCGGTCGACCCCGGGGACACCGGCATCGCGACCAGCCTGCTCGTGGTCACCAGGGTGATCGGCGTCGTCGTGGGCGCCCAGATCGCGGGCGCGTTGCTCGCCGCCGGGACCGACGCCGACACGGGGCTGCCCGCCGAGGCGGCCTTCACCACCGGCTTCGCCGTCACCGGCGTCACGGCGGCGCTCGGCCTGCTCCTCGTCCGCGCCACGCGCGCCTCCCGTCCCCCGCACCCCGTCGAGCCCGCTCACACCCCCGTGAAGGAAGGAACCCGTTCATGACCGGCCCGCGCACCGTCCTGATCTCCGGAGCCAGCGTCTCCGGACCCGCCCTCGCGTACTGGCTCCACCGGGCGGGGTTCGCGGTCACCGTGGTGGAGAAGGCCGACGCCCTGCGCGGCGGCGGCTACCCCGTCGACATCCGCGGCACGGCGACCGAAGTGATCCGGCGTACGGGCCTGTGGCCGCGGCTGCGCGAGGCGCACATCGGCCCCCGGCGCGCCACCTTCCTCGACGCCGCCGGCCGCACCGTCGCCTCGCTCCGGTCCACCGCCGACGAGGGCGAGCCCCGCGACCTGGAGATACGGCGCGGCGACCTCGCCGACGCCCTGTACGAACTGGTCCGCGACGACGTGGAGTTCCTCTTCGGCGACTCCGTCTCCCGCTTCGACCCGGCCGAGCGCGGCGTGGACGTCACCTTCCGCAGCGGGCGGCAGGGCACGTACGACCTGGTGATCGGCGCGGACGGGACCCACTCGGCCACCCGGGCCGCCCTGTTCGGCCCCGAGGACCGCTTCCACCGCTACCTCGGGTACTGCTTCGCCCTCTTCACCCTGCCGAACCCCGGGCACCTGCACCGTGAACTGGTGCTGTGGAACACCCCGGGCAAGGCCGCCGCCCTCTACGCCACCGGCGACGGCCCCGAGGTGCACGGCTTTCTCACGTTCCACCGTCCGGAACCCCCGCGCGACGCCCTCCGCGACCCGGACGCCCGGCGCGCCCTGGTGGCAGAGGTGTTCGCGGGGGAGGGCTGGGAGATCCCGCGCATGGTGGCGGCCGTGCGCGACACCGACGACCTGTTCTTCGACACGGCCGGACAGATCCGCATGCCCCGCTGGACCCACGGCCGCGCCGCCCTCGTCGGCGACGCCGCGTACGCCCCGTCCTTCCTCACCGGCCAGGGCACCAGCCTCGGGCTGTCAGGCGCCTACGTGCTCGCCCACGCCCTGGCCGCCCACCGCGACCACACGGCGGCCTTCGCCGCCTACGAGGACCGTATGCGCCCCTACGTGACGGCCAACCAGGCGCTGGTCGACGAGGGCGGCGCCACGCTCTTCCCCATCACGGCCCGCGCCCTGGAACAGCGCGACGCGCGGCTGCGCACCCTCGACGCGCTGCCCTCCGCGCGGCCCCGCCGGGCCCACACCGCCCTGACCCTGCCGGACTACGAGAGGCGTCCGGCCTCGTCCTCCGGGGTGACCCGCGCCAGGCCGGTCCGGTAGGCGATGACGACGAGCTGCGCGCGGTCGCGGGCCTCCAGCTTCGTCATCGCGCGCTGCACATGGGCGCGCACGGTGAAGGGGCTGAGGACCATCCGCTCGGCGATCTCCTGGTTGGACAGGCCGGTCGCCACCAGCGCCACCATTTCGCGTTCGCGCGGGGTGAGCACGTCCAGCCGGCCGGCGTCCTGCGGAGGGGTGCCGGCAGGCGCGGCCAGGAAGCGGGCGACCAGGGAACGGGTGGCGGCCGGGGACAGCAGCGTCTCGCCCTCGGCGACCGTCCGCACCGCGTCCGCCAGGTCCTGGGCGCCGATGCCCTTCCCCACGAAGCCGGCGGCGCCCGCGCGCAGCGCCCGCGCCACGTTCTCGTCCGTCTCGTACGTGGTGAGGATCAGCACGCGGGTGGTCCGCAGGTCAGGGTCGGCGCAGATCTCCGTGGTGGCGGCGAGGCCGTCCGCCTCCGGCATGCGGATGTCCATCACCACGACGTCCGGGCGCAGTTCGCGGGTCAGCCGCACCGCCTCCCGGCCGTCGCCGGCCTCGCCCACCACGGTGATGTCGTCGGTGCTCTCCAGCAGCAGCCGGAACGCGTCGCGCAGCAGCGCCTGGTCGTCGGCGAGCAGCACCCTCAGCGTCATGCGGTCCGTCCCTCGTCCGTGGCTTCGGGCATCCGCCCCGTCCCCTCACCGTCGGCCGCGCCCTCACGCACGGACGGCAGGGGCAGCCGGGCGGTCACCAGGAAGCCCCCTTCCGGGCGCGGGCCCGCCGTCAGCTCCCCGCCCACCGCGGTGGCGCGCTCCCGCATGCCGATCAGCCCGTACCCGGGCGGCCGGTCCGACAGGGCGGGCGGCCCGCCCGGGGCGCCTCCGTCGTCGGACACGGTGACGGTCAGCCGCCCGCCGCCCCAGTCGAGCCCCACCCGGGCGCCACGGCCCGCCGCGTGCTTGGTCACGTTGGTCAGCGCCTCCTGCACGATCCGGTACGCGGTGAGGTCCACGCCCGGCGGCACCGTCCGCGCCGCGCCCTCCTCACGCACCGACACCTCCAGCCCGGCCCGCCGGAAGGACTCCAGCAGGTCCGGCAGCCGGTCCAGCCCGGGCGCGGGCCCGTCGGGCACGGCCGTGTCCCCGGTCTGGCGCAGCAGGCCGACCGTGGCGCGCAGTTCGTCGAGGGCGTGACCGGTGGTCTCGACGAGCTCCCGCAGGCTCGCGCGGGTCTGCTCCGGACGCGAGTCGAAGAAGTGGGCGGCGACCGTGGCCTGAGCGTTGGCCAGGGTGATCTGATGCGCCACCAGGTCGTGCAGCTCCCGTGCGATACGCACCCGCTCCTCCGCGACCCGCCGCCGCGCCTCCAACTCCCTGCTGTCCTCGGCCCGCCGCGCCCGCTCCTCAACGGCGGCCAGATACGCCCGCCGGGTCCGCACCGCCTGCCCGACCAGCCACGCCACCAGCGGTGCCGCCGCCACGGTCCCCATCCGGCCCGCGTCCCGCCACGAGAGGTCCCCGGACAGCGGCACGGACGCCGCCAGCACCACGGCGGAGAGGGACACCGCGCCCACCGCGCGCCGTTCGCCTGGCACGCCGAGCGCGCAGGCGTACGCGGCGACCAGGGCGGGGGCGATCACGGCGGGTCAGCACCAGTCCGAGGGCTGCGCCACCAGACCGGCCGCGGTGGTGACCGCCAGCACGGCCAAGGGCTTTCGGTGCCGCGGCGGGAGCACGGCGCAGGACAGCACGGCGACCAGGTACGCGGCGGCGGTCGGCGGGGTCAGGGTGTTCTCGACCCGCACGGTGCCGCCGAGCAGACAGATCACGAAGGCGGCCGCGACGACCGCCCCTTCCCGCCACCGGCGGGTGCCGGTACGCGTCACCACCGGGTACACCGCGGGCCCGCCGGGAGCCGCGCCGGGACGCACCGGAACGGTGCCTCACCCGCGACGTCCGGATCTGGCAGCACGCCGCCCAGGATAGGGGGCGGCCACCGGACCGCGAAGGCGCCGGGGGCGGGGGAGCGTGTCACGCACGGACGGGATCGCATGGCTCCCACCCTCCGGTCCCGCCGCCGGCCGGGCATCGTCCCGCGGTGCCGTCCCCACTGGTGCGCACGCACCGGACGAGGCACCCGGCCTGGTGCGGACGCACTACACGTGGGCACCGCGGCGGGGCACCCGAGAACGCCCGAGGGCCCGCCTCCGGATCGGAGACGGGCCCTCGGGGTGGTACGGCGCGGTGCCTCAGTAGCGGCGCGTGATCAGCGCACGCTTCACCTCGGCGATCGCCTTGGTGACCTCGATGCCACGCGGGCAGGCGTCCGTGCAGTTGAACGTCGTGCGGCAACGCCACACGCCGTCCTTGTCGTTGAGGATCTCCAGGCGCTGCTCGCCGGCCTCGTCACGCGAGTCGAAGATGAAGCGGTGCGCGTTGACGATCGCGGCCGGGCCGAAGTACTGGCCGTCGTTCCAGAACACCGGGCACGACGAGGTGCACGCGGCGCACAGGATGCACTTGGTCGTGTCGTCGAAGCGCTCGCGGTCCTCGGCGGACTGCAGCCGCTCACGCGTCGGCTCGTTGGTGTCCTTCGTGATCAGGAAGGGCATCACGTCCCGGTACGCCTGGAAGAACGGCTCCATGTCCACGACCAGGTCCTTCAGGACCGTCAGGCCCTTGATGGCCTCGACCGTGATCGGCTTCTCGGGGTTGATGTCCTTGATCAGCGTCTTGCACGCCAGGCGGTTCTTGCCGTTGATCCGCATGGCGTCGGAGCCGCAGATGCCGTGGGCGCAGGAACGGCGGAAGGTCAGGGTGCCGTCCAGGTCCCACTTGATCTTGTGCAGCGCGTCGAGGACACGCTCCTTGGGGTCGATCTCCAGTTGGAAGTCTTCCCAGGTCGCGTCCGCGGAGACCTCCGGGTTGAACCGGCGGATCCGCATGGTGACGGTGATGTAGGGGGAGTCGGCGAAGCCGGGCTCGGGGGAGCCTGCCGCGTCCGCCTTGTCCAGTACGGGGGTAGCCATCAGTACTTACGCTCCATCGGCTGGTAGCGGGTCTGGACGACCGGCTTGTAGTCCAGACGGACGGTCTCGGTGCCGTCGGCGCCGACCTCGCGGTACGCCATCGTGTGGCGCATGAAGTTGACGTCGTCGCGGTTCGGGTAGTCCTCGCGGTAGTGACCGCCGCGGGACTCCTTGCGGGCCAGGGCGGAGACGGCCATGACCTCGGCCAGGTCGAGCAGGTTGCCCAGCTCGATGGCCTCCAGCAGGTCGGTGTTGAACCGCTTGCCCTTGTCCTGGATGGCGACGTTCTTGTAGCGCTCGCGCAGCTCGGCGATCTTCTCGACCGCCGTCTTGATCGTCTGCTCGGTGCGGAACACCATCACGTTGGCGTCCATGGTCTCCTGCAGCTCGCGGCGCAGCTCGGCCACCCGCTCGTTGCCGGTGGAGGAACGCAGCCGCTCGATCTGCCCGACGACGAAGGACTCCGGGTCCGCCGGCAGCTCGACGAAGTCCGCGGTCTGCGCGTACTCCGCGGCGGCGATGCCGGCCCGCTTGCCGAACACGTTGATGTCCAGCAGCGAGTTGGTGCCCAACCGGTTGGCGCCGTGCACGGACACGCAGGCCACCTCGCCGGCCGCGTACAGGCCGGGGACGACGGTGGTGTTGTCCGCCAGCACCTCGCCCTGGACGTTGGTCGGGATGCCGCCCATCGCGTAGTGGGCGGTGGGCTGGATCGGGATCGGGTCCGTGTAGGGCTCGATGCCGAGGTAGGTCCGCGCGAACTCGGTAATGTCGGGGAGCTTGGCGTCCAGCTGCTCCGGCGGGAGGTGAGTGAGGTCCAGGTAGACGTGGTCGCCCTCGGGACCGCAGCCGCGGCCCTCGCGGATCTCCGTGTAGATGGAGCGCGAGACGACGTCTCGCGAGGCGAGGTCCTTCATGACCGGCGCGTACTTCTCCATGAAGCGCTCGCCGTCCTTGTTGCGCAGGATGCCGCCCTCACCGCGGGCGCCCTCCGTCAGCAGGATGCCCATGCGCCAGATGCCGGTCGGGTGGAACTGGAAGAACTCCATGTCCTCCAGCGGCAGGCCCCGGCGGTACACGGCGGCCTGGCCGTCACCGGTCAGGGTGTGCGCGTTGGACGTCACCTTGAAGAACTTGCCGGTGCCGCCGGACGCGTAGATCACGGACTTCGCCTGGAAGACGTGGATCTCGCCGGTCGCCAGCTCGTACGCCACGACGCCGGACGACTTCCTGACGCCGTCGACCTCGGTGATCAGCTGGTCCAGGACGTAGAACTCGTTGAAGAACTCCACGCCCTCCTTGACGCAGTTCTGGTACAGCGTCTGGAGGATCATGTGGCCGGTGCGGTCCGCGGCGTAGCAGGACCGGCGGACCGGGGCCTCGCCGTGGTTGCGGGAGTGACCGCCGAAGCGGCGCTGGTCGATGGTGCCGTTCGGGGTGCGGTTGAACGGCAGGCCCATCTTCTCCAGGTCGAGGACGGAGTCGATGGCCTCCTTCGCCAGGATCTCGGCGGCGTCCTGGTCGACCAGGTAGTCACCGCCCTTGACCGTGTCGAAGGTGTGCCACTCCCAGTTGTCCTCCTCCACGTTGGCGAGCGCGGCGGCCATGCCGCCCTGCGCGGCGCCCGTGTGGGAGCGGGTGGGGTAGAGCTTGGTCAGCACGGCGGTGCGGCTGCGCTTCGTCGACTCGATGGCGGCGCGCATACCGGCGCCACCGGCGCCGACGATGACGGTGTCGTACTTGTGGATCTTCATGATTCTCGCAGCCCCGTGCCTAGCGGATGTTCGGGTCGAAGGTGAAGATCACCAGCGTGCCCAGCAGGATGGTGAACACCGTGGCCGTGTAGAGCAGGCCCTTCAGCCACAGGCGGGTGTTCGGCCGCTCGGCGTAGTCGTTGATGACCGTGCGCAGGCCGTTGGCGCCGTGCAGCATGGCCAACCACAGCATGGCCAGGTCCCAGACCTGCCAGAAGGGGCTCGCCCAGCGGCCCGCCACGAAGGCGAAGCCGATCTTCGAGACGCCGCCGTCCAGCACGAGCTGGATCAGCAGGTGCCCGATGACCAGGACGACCAGCACGACACCCGACAGCCGCATGAACAGCCACGCGGCCAGCTCGAAGTTGCCGCGGGTGGACTTCGGGGTCTTCCGGGTGCGCTTGCGCGGGGGCTCGATGACCGGCGCCGGGTTGTCGACGGAGTAGAGGGACCCGCCCTCGACGGGGCCGATGCCCGAGGCGGAGGTTTCAGTCGTGGACATCTGCGTCAGCTCCCGAACAGTTCACGAGCGGCGTGGCCGAGGACGGGGTAGATCGCCCCGAGCATCAGCACGATCCACACGGCGACGACGGTCCAGAGCATCTGCTTCTGGTACCGGGCGCCCTTGATCCAGAAGTCGACGGCGATGACACGCAGGCCGTTGAGCGCGTGGAAGAGGATGGCGGCCACCAGGCCGTACTCCAGCAGCGCGACGATCGGCGTCTTGTACGTGGCCACGACGTCGTCGTAGGCCTCCGGGGACACCCGCACGAGGGCGGTGTCCAGCACGTGAACGAACAGGAAGAAGAAGATGAGGACGCCGGTGACTCGATGAGCCACCCAGGACCACATTCCTTCCCGGCCGCGGTACAGCGTTCCAGCCGGCACGGAAATTTCCTCCGGGAGCGGTGATTGGGGCCGCGCCGGCTTTCCTTGTCGGTCGGGCCCGGCCGGGTACGGTCCACCGGCCCCCAGCATGGTAGCGACGCTTGCCTGCGGCGCTTACGGGGGGCCTGCCGGTGTGATCAAACTTGCACTCGAAAAGGGGGCGGGGGGTTTCAAAACGGCCCCCGGGGCGGGGGCGGTCAGGTGCCGGGTGCGGCGGCCGGGGGGTTGCTCGCGCTCACGCGGCGGAGCCGCACATCGTCACATTCCCGCGCCTCTTACTGCGTCGTTCAGACGTTCCCTGGCCAGGAGGCGGAGCTGGTCTCTGGTGACCGCGTGCTCCTCGTCGGGATCGTTCGCCAATCGTGACCGGATGTTCTCCAGGACGCGGTCCAGGACCTCGTTCCTGGGGACGCCGTCCAGGCAGATGACGAACACGTGGCCGAACTTGGCCTCGTAGGCCGCGTGGGCGGCGTTCAGGGCGGTGTGGGCGGCCGTGTAGGTGTCCTCGGGGAGGGAGGGGAGCGGCTCGGCGGCCAGCGCCTCGGCGATCTCCTCCGGCGAGAGGTCGTACGTCGCCTCGTCCGAGGCCGCCAGGAGGGACGCCATGTCGGGGTAGGGGCGGTGGCCGGCGAGCAGCAGCGCCCAGCGCCGGCTGCGCAGACAGGCCAGGAGGGCGCGCTCGGCGTCCGGCTCGGGGGCGGTGTTGAACCACTCGAGCGGGGACGGCGAGCCGGGCGCGCCGCGGGACTGTCCGGGTATGGCGACTCGGCCGGGGAGGTCTGGGAGACGGTGCGCAGGCAGCGTGGGTCCTCGTGGGCGTCTCGTGCGTGTCGGTGGCAGATGCTGTGAGAGTTGTGACGTCACGTTATCGAGTGAGTCCGAGACGTGTCCGATCGGTACCCCCATTTCACCCGGACGGCAGAGTTTGGGAGCGCCCTGTGGACGCCTCTCACCCGAACGGGTCGTACGTTGGCAGGGTGAGTCGGCACAGGCAGCACGGTCAGCGCAGGCGTCGCCCCGTCGAGGGGGCGACGCGACGACGGCGGGTGCTGGCGGCGGCCGTGGCCGCGGGCGCGGTGGTGGTCGCCTCCGGTGTGGGTCTCGGCCTGTGGGCCTCCGACGGGGACGGCGGTGCGGCCGCCTCCCCCTCGTCCCCCGCCTCACCGACGCCCAGCCCGACCCGCAGCTATCCGCTGTCCGAGGCGCCGCGGACCATACCCGCCGTCCGCGAGCACACGGCCGAACGCGGCCCCGGCTGGCGCCCGGCGCCCGGCCACCGGGTGGTCGTGTCCGACCCGGCGCTGGCCGACGAGGGCCGGCTGACCGCCCGCGAGCTCGGGCTGACGTACGCGGGCGAGCGGGACGACGAGCGGGCCGGGGACGTGCGCCTGGAGCTGAACCGGGACGAGGGGGCGAACCCGGAGTCGTACACCCTGACGGTGCGCGGCGGACGGGTGACCGTGAGCGGGCCGGGCGAGGCGGGCGTCTTCCACGGCACCCGCACGCTCAAGCAGGAGATACGCGGCGCCGGCACCGCCCCCGAGGGCGTGGTGCGTGACGAGCCCGCCAAGCCGCGGCGCGGCCTGATGCTGGACATCGCGCGGAAGCACTACAGCGCCGGCTGGATAGAGGACCGCATACGCGAGCTGGGCGACCTGAAGTACAACGAGATCGGTCTGCACTTCTCCGACGACCAGGGCTTCCGAATCGAGTCCGACTCGCACCCGGAGATCGTCTCCGCGGACCACCTCACCAAGGCGCAGGTCAGGAAGATCGTCGAACTGGCGGAGAGCCGGCACATCACCGTGGTCCCCGAGATCGACTCGCCCGGACACCTCGGCGCCGTCATCGCCGCCCATCCCGACCTCCAGCTCCGCAACGCGAGCGGCGAGGCGGTGCGCGGCGCCGTCGACATCGCGAACCCGAAGTCCGCCGAGATCGTCGACGACCTGCTGGACGAGTACGCCGGGCTCTTCCCCGGCGACCAGTGGCACCTCGGCGGCGACGAGTACCAGGCGCTGGTGGTGTCCGACCCCGAGGCGTCCTTCCCCGGCCTCGCCGCCGCGGCCCGTGAGAAGTACGGTGCCGGCGCCACCGTCGAGGACCTGACCACGGGCTGGCTCAACGACCGGGCCGCCACCGTCCGCGCGCACGACCGCGTCCCCCGCGCCTGGAACGACGGCTTCTTCTCCGGCGGGTCCGTCCGGGCCGACGAGGACATCAGGGTCGCCTACTGGACCGGCAAGGAGATCGGCGCCCGCAAGCCCGCCGAGTACCTCGCCGAGGGCCGCGACGTCATCAACTACAACGACGAGTTCCTCTACTACGTGCTCGGCGAGCCGCTCACCTTCGTCTACCCGACCGGCGAGCGGATCTACGAGCAGTGGACGCCGCGGGTGCTGCGCGGCACCACCGCCGTCCCCGCGAAGTACGACCGGCAGATCCTCGGCGGGTCCTTCGCCGTCTGGGGCGACCTGCCGCGCTCCCAGACCCAGGAGCAGGTCGCGGCGGGCATCCGGATGCCGCTGCGGGCGCTCATCCAGAAACTGTGGGATCCGGGTGAGCCGGAGCTGTCCTGGAACGAGTTCCGCGAGCTGGCGGACCGGCTGGACTGAGCGGATTGCCGCGAACGCCTGCGAACCCCCGGGCGGCTGTGGTGGTGTTCTGGGCGAGCCGACGGCTCGGCGCGCCGGGCCGGGAACCGACATACGGGGGGACACCGGCACATGGGTTACTGGGGCTATTTCGTCGTGGGCCGCGGGGAGCGGCCGCTCGCCGGACTGGACGCGCTGGCCGGCGCGGCCGGGGGACTGACCCTGCGCACCTCGGCCCCGGACGGGTGGCAGGTGTGGGAGTACCCGGGACGCGAGGGTGATGTGGGCGGCATGGCCGGCCTGGCCCGGGAGACCGGGGCGCCCGCGCTCTTCGGGTACGTGATGGACAGTGACTGCGTGGCCGTGGAGGCCGCGTCCCCCGAGAGCGGGGTGTGGACGGCGTGCCTCGCCCGGGACGCGATGGCCGGGTACCTTGACGGCCGGCAGGAGGGGCTCACCGTCGACGACTACTTCCTGGAACCCGCCGACGCCGCCGAGCGCGCCGTCTTCTGGGCCGAGGAGGCCGGGCGCACGGTCGCCGTCGAGGACGTCCTGGAGGTGCTGACCGCGGACCCCGGACCGCTGGCCGAAAACCTCTTCTTCCGGCTGCTCGACCGGTTGCGTGTGGTGCCCGAGTGACACTCCCGGCTTGTCGCACGCAGTAAGGGGAAATGTGGGCTCCGTGAGGGACGAGGCCCGTCGAGGCCTCATCAGGGGGCCTGCGGGGACCCGCTGAGGGAGGCGTGGATGAGCCTGGAGGAACTGATCGCGCAGGCCGACGAGCGCGGACTGGCCGTGAGCGGG contains these protein-coding regions:
- the sdhA gene encoding succinate dehydrogenase flavoprotein subunit, with protein sequence MKIHKYDTVIVGAGGAGMRAAIESTKRSRTAVLTKLYPTRSHTGAAQGGMAAALANVEEDNWEWHTFDTVKGGDYLVDQDAAEILAKEAIDSVLDLEKMGLPFNRTPNGTIDQRRFGGHSRNHGEAPVRRSCYAADRTGHMILQTLYQNCVKEGVEFFNEFYVLDQLITEVDGVRKSSGVVAYELATGEIHVFQAKSVIYASGGTGKFFKVTSNAHTLTGDGQAAVYRRGLPLEDMEFFQFHPTGIWRMGILLTEGARGEGGILRNKDGERFMEKYAPVMKDLASRDVVSRSIYTEIREGRGCGPEGDHVYLDLTHLPPEQLDAKLPDITEFARTYLGIEPYTDPIPIQPTAHYAMGGIPTNVQGEVLADNTTVVPGLYAAGEVACVSVHGANRLGTNSLLDINVFGKRAGIAAAEYAQTADFVELPADPESFVVGQIERLRSSTGNERVAELRRELQETMDANVMVFRTEQTIKTAVEKIAELRERYKNVAIQDKGKRFNTDLLEAIELGNLLDLAEVMAVSALARKESRGGHYREDYPNRDDVNFMRHTMAYREVGADGTETVRLDYKPVVQTRYQPMERKY
- a CDS encoding succinate dehydrogenase iron-sulfur subunit, giving the protein MATPVLDKADAAGSPEPGFADSPYITVTMRIRRFNPEVSADATWEDFQLEIDPKERVLDALHKIKWDLDGTLTFRRSCAHGICGSDAMRINGKNRLACKTLIKDINPEKPITVEAIKGLTVLKDLVVDMEPFFQAYRDVMPFLITKDTNEPTRERLQSAEDRERFDDTTKCILCAACTSSCPVFWNDGQYFGPAAIVNAHRFIFDSRDEAGEQRLEILNDKDGVWRCRTTFNCTDACPRGIEVTKAIAEVKRALITRRY
- a CDS encoding thiol-disulfide oxidoreductase DCC family protein — protein: MSGVPAAHGDRDARRVPVRGLTVLYDAGCPLCCFVRDWLVRRPQLVPLELVPAGSTAARDRFPRLDHSTTRAEITVVGDAGQVYRGASAWIVTLWALRDHRRLAHRLSTPAGLRLAKGAVLAAARWRGATASAGARTYHRGDGWAYDPRDGWHHTPAGCDAGTCAAP
- a CDS encoding sensor histidine kinase, with amino-acid sequence MIAPALVAAYACALGVPGERRAVGAVSLSAVVLAASVPLSGDLSWRDAGRMGTVAAAPLVAWLVGQAVRTRRAYLAAVEERARRAEDSRELEARRRVAEERVRIARELHDLVAHQITLANAQATVAAHFFDSRPEQTRASLRELVETTGHALDELRATVGLLRQTGDTAVPDGPAPGLDRLPDLLESFRRAGLEVSVREEGAARTVPPGVDLTAYRIVQEALTNVTKHAAGRGARVGLDWGGGRLTVTVSDDGGAPGGPPALSDRPPGYGLIGMRERATAVGGELTAGPRPEGGFLVTARLPLPSVREGAADGEGTGRMPEATDEGRTA
- a CDS encoding MFS transporter — protein: MSDTSTPPPRLRRPAIAALGVLALALGALQSVVEPALPLLQRELGLGPSEGALVANTLLVTGAVLTPVAGKLGDRYGGKRVLMRLMAVVAAGGLLAGLAPGLPMLLLGQILQGAMVGVLPLSFILVRVHLPAGRTQAAIGVVVALFTGGGMAGMLGAGLIAEHLSWHWMFVLPTLVVVVAAVLVARLMPSDEPVRRDERIDWPGVVLLSATLLAFMLGLVLLTGGGLPPLAAGALLVLVAVLATAWVRVERRAVSPMVDLRMLARPAMWQACLLTLLVTVTLGMVTLLLPQLLAVSGEGYGFDADTTDIGLYLLPGAIAGAMSDAVGGVAARRFGARAVVAVAALATAAVMFALAAQHDSAWQLALAKTLTAFAAGIATTALLAGTATAVDPGDTGIATSLLVVTRVIGVVVGAQIAGALLAAGTDADTGLPAEAAFTTGFAVTGVTAALGLLLVRATRASRPPHPVEPAHTPVKEGTRS
- a CDS encoding response regulator transcription factor: MTLRVLLADDQALLRDAFRLLLESTDDITVVGEAGDGREAVRLTRELRPDVVVMDIRMPEADGLAATTEICADPDLRTTRVLILTTYETDENVARALRAGAAGFVGKGIGAQDLADAVRTVAEGETLLSPAATRSLVARFLAAPAGTPPQDAGRLDVLTPREREMVALVATGLSNQEIAERMVLSPFTVRAHVQRAMTKLEARDRAQLVVIAYRTGLARVTPEDEAGRLS
- a CDS encoding FAD-dependent monooxygenase, which codes for MTGPRTVLISGASVSGPALAYWLHRAGFAVTVVEKADALRGGGYPVDIRGTATEVIRRTGLWPRLREAHIGPRRATFLDAAGRTVASLRSTADEGEPRDLEIRRGDLADALYELVRDDVEFLFGDSVSRFDPAERGVDVTFRSGRQGTYDLVIGADGTHSATRAALFGPEDRFHRYLGYCFALFTLPNPGHLHRELVLWNTPGKAAALYATGDGPEVHGFLTFHRPEPPRDALRDPDARRALVAEVFAGEGWEIPRMVAAVRDTDDLFFDTAGQIRMPRWTHGRAALVGDAAYAPSFLTGQGTSLGLSGAYVLAHALAAHRDHTAAFAAYEDRMRPYVTANQALVDEGGATLFPITARALEQRDARLRTLDALPSARPRRAHTALTLPDYERRPASSSGVTRARPVR